The window ACCGCTGCTCTTCGACGTGGTCAAGGCCAACGGCTACGCGGTGCGCATCCTCGCCGCATCCTCGGTGGACTGGATGGGGCTCAAGCAGACGGTCTTCGGCGCGGTGCAGAACGATCTGGAGTCCGACTTCAGGGGCGACCGCGACGAGCGCGACGCGGCCATGCTGGCCAGCGCGCGCCGCTTCGTCGAGCGCACTGCCGGCCAGCCCGTCTTCCTCTTCCTGTTCTTCGACGGGACGCACTTCAACTATTACTTCCCGGAGCGCTCGGCGCGCTTCGACCCGTACTGGGACGGCGGAGGAAGCATCGAGGCGACGCGCGTGGCGCCGGAGCTGCTCGAGCGCCGAGCGCGGAACTCCGCCTATGAGGTGGACTGGAAGCTCGACGAGTTCCTGGAGTGGTTCGAGGCGCGGCGTGGCCGGCGGCCGCTGGTCATCGTCACGGGGGACCACGGCGAGGAGTTCCGCGAGCAGGGGCATGTGGGGCACGGCTCGGACGTGACCGAGCAACAGGTTCACGTCCCGATGGTGTTGCTCGACTCCGCGGTGGCGCCCGCGCGCCGGGACGAACCGACGAGCCACGTGGACGTGCTGCCCACGCTGCTCTCGCTACTGGGCGACAGGCACCCTCCCGCAAGCTACTCGGACGGCGTGCCGATGCTCGCGGCGCCGCCCAACCGATTCGTACTGACGTCGGTGGGATGGGAACCGCGGTTCGCGGTGATCGGGCCGGACCTCAAGGTGACGTTCGCCGGGCTGGAAGGCGGCTTCCACGCCGCGCGGTTAACCGACCCGTGTGACGGTCCGCTGGCCGATGCCGAGGCGAGATTCAGGGCGGCTGCGGTCAACATCCTGCGCGCGTTCCGCGGTGAGCCGCCGATCCCGCCGGCGGGCGCGGCGCCGGCGCCATTCACCTGCCCGTAGCTAGTTCTTCCAGACCCGGTGCAGGAACTCCGCGCAGAATCCCTCCTGAAGGAAAGCATCGACGGCCATCGCGGTAGCGAATCGGTCCAGGCCCCACAAGCTCGCCCGCTTCGTCTCGCCGTCCCAGGCTCCCTGCACGAATACCCTGTCCTGGCGCTTCAACAGCATCGGAAGCTCGTTCACCAGGGCCGCGGCCACCGCGTTCACTCCGGGGCCGCCCACCACCAGCGTCGGGCAGAGATGGAAGATGCGGTTGTCCGCGTACCATCGGTCCGAGACCACCACCGCCCCACGGAAGCTCTTCCCCTGCCCCAGGCGGTCGATCTCCGCCTTCAGCCGGTAGGCGACCGGCCGGTCGTTCATCTCGGCGGGGATGTCACTTCCCGTGACGATGAGCACGGTATCGTCGGTATCGATGAGCTTCATGAACCGAAGCC is drawn from Gemmatimonadales bacterium and contains these coding sequences:
- a CDS encoding sulfatase-like hydrolase/transferase, whose amino-acid sequence is IIAEVLVGRRFVMRFEAPRATWVWVLLVIALALGERVAVATMTFFGGPAIFAAGGVLPLQAPLRMNKLLSRLTGRPRMADPLVGAAGALTAARIPAGIDPGAVRFTRRPDIVIALIESLRSDFLDTATMPRLARRAEGGAVFSRHYASATSTHYSLFSLFFGLQSQKLDAVVGAGRSPLLFDVVKANGYAVRILAASSVDWMGLKQTVFGAVQNDLESDFRGDRDERDAAMLASARRFVERTAGQPVFLFLFFDGTHFNYYFPERSARFDPYWDGGGSIEATRVAPELLERRARNSAYEVDWKLDEFLEWFEARRGRRPLVIVTGDHGEEFREQGHVGHGSDVTEQQVHVPMVLLDSAVAPARRDEPTSHVDVLPTLLSLLGDRHPPASYSDGVPMLAAPPNRFVLTSVGWEPRFAVIGPDLKVTFAGLEGGFHAARLTDPCDGPLADAEARFRAAAVNILRAFRGEPPIPPAGAAPAPFTCP